The Verrucomicrobiota bacterium JB022 DNA window GGGGCCGGGAGAGCTGAAGCACACCGCCATGGCGGCCAGCAACATCACCGGGGCAAAGGCGAGCAGGAGCAGCGTCGCCACCGTCACATCGAGGCTGCGCTTGAGGGCGAGCTGAGCCTCATACTGGCGGTTGGTGCTGAAGACGACCACCGGGCGCCCCCCGAATTCGTCCATCTCCGCCTGCGCTTTTTGCGGCAGGGGGAAGGCGGTGAAATACCACACCTCCACGCCCTGCTCCTCCGCCACCGCGAGCACTTGCTGCTCGAAGGCGTTGTGGCCGCTCTGGTGGAGAAAAACCAGCTGGTAGCGCCCGGAGCGCAAGGCCGGCCCGAGTTCGTCGAAGCCGTTGACCACCGGCAAATCGTCGTGCTCCCCCACCCCGCCCAGCGGCAGCACCCCGGCAATACGGACGGTGCGCAGGTGCCGCGCCTGGAACTCCTGCCGCCGCCGGGCCACGGCATCACCCGCACAAACGAGCAGCGCCTGCAGCGGGTGGCGCCGGCAAAAACGGTCCATCACATAATGGCGGAACAGGAACTCCTTCAGCAGCAGATAAAGCCAGAACGAGCCTGCAAAGAGAAACAGCAGCGAGCGGTTGAGCCCTTCGTAGCCGATGGTGTAGAGCAGCAGCACGGCGAGCCCTACCCCGATGGCCACCGCGCGCGTGGCGATCCAGGCCACCCGACGGCGAGAGGCAAACAAGTCGAGCCGGTAAAAGCCGTTGAGCCGCAGCGCCAGCAGGAGGCTGCAGAGGATCAGCCCAAACCACCAGCCCTCGCGCAGGAGGTGGTCCACCGTCTGGATATGAAACGGATAGCCGGTAACGCGGGAGAGCAGCCGCTGCAGCGCAGGCCCGAAGGCGTCG harbors:
- a CDS encoding sugar transferase — encoded protein: MRGRHRQVLANTSFAVDIVGGSALLATTYHALDAFGPALQRLLSRVTGYPFHIQTVDHLLREGWWFGLILCSLLLALRLNGFYRLDLFASRRRVAWIATRAVAIGVGLAVLLLYTIGYEGLNRSLLFLFAGSFWLYLLLKEFLFRHYVMDRFCRRHPLQALLVCAGDAVARRRQEFQARHLRTVRIAGVLPLGGVGEHDDLPVVNGFDELGPALRSGRYQLVFLHQSGHNAFEQQVLAVAEEQGVEVWYFTAFPLPQKAQAEMDEFGGRPVVVFSTNRQYEAQLALKRSLDVTVATLLLLAFAPVMLLAAMAVCFSSPGPVLYKQMRTGWRGRAFAIWKFRTMYVDAESRRGEMPNELRGPVYKSRRDARITPVGRWLRRFSIDELPQLWNVLQGHMSLVGPRPLPLAETSAMPLPRDHRRYSVLPGLTGLWQVSGRADLEDFAEWVRLDLEYIDGWSLALDFRILARTVPVVLSGRGAR